Proteins encoded in a region of the Phocoena phocoena chromosome X, mPhoPho1.1, whole genome shotgun sequence genome:
- the LOC136142026 gene encoding small nuclear ribonucleoprotein E-like, giving the protein MAYRGQKVQKVQKVQKVQKVQKVMVQPINLIFRYLQIRSRIQVWLYEQVNMRIEGCIIGFDGYMNLVLDDAEEIHSKTKSRKQLSRIMLKGDNITLLQSVFD; this is encoded by the coding sequence ATGGCGTACCGGGGCCAGAAGGTGCAGAAGGTGCAGAAGGTGCAGAAGGTGCAGAAGGTGCAGAAGGTGATGGTGCAGCCCATCAATCTCATCTTCAGATACTTGCAAATTAGATCTCGGATTCAGGTGTGGCTTTATGAGCAAGTGAATATGCGGATAGAGGGCTGTATCATTGGTTTTGATGGGTATATGAACCTCGTATTAGATGATGCAGAAGAGATTCATTCtaaaacaaagtcaagaaaaCAGCTGAGTCGGATCATGCTAAAAGGAGATAACATTACTCTGCTCCAAAGTGTCTTCGACTAG